Proteins encoded in a region of the Nitrospirota bacterium genome:
- a CDS encoding cysteine synthase, with protein sequence MLIAHSILETIGCTPLIRLERAPGFNGGGIKIYAKLEMYNPGRSVKDRPAYQMIHDSEESGELTRDKIIIDSTSGNTGIAYAMTGAVRGYKVTIVIPKNASPERKKIISGFGAEIIYSSPFDGSDGAIRLARKIYSENREKYYMPDQYNNPSNWKAHYLTTGPEIYEQTGGSVTHFIATVGTGGTITGTGKALREFNKDIKVIAIQPDDAMHGIEGLKHMASSIVPGIYDLNFADETIFVGTEESYDMVRRLVKLEGLAVGHSSGAALTGALTLAKRLQATGINEAVIVCIFPDGGDRYLSHCID encoded by the coding sequence ATTTTGATAGCACACAGTATTTTGGAAACTATTGGATGCACGCCGCTTATACGCCTGGAGAGAGCACCAGGTTTTAATGGAGGCGGTATAAAAATATACGCAAAACTTGAAATGTATAATCCGGGGCGCTCCGTAAAAGACAGACCTGCGTATCAGATGATACATGATTCTGAGGAGTCAGGTGAGTTAACGCGCGATAAAATCATCATAGATTCAACCTCAGGTAACACCGGTATTGCATATGCGATGACAGGAGCTGTAAGGGGATACAAAGTAACAATCGTAATTCCCAAAAATGCAAGTCCGGAGCGAAAAAAGATAATCTCTGGGTTTGGTGCTGAGATAATATATTCCAGTCCGTTTGATGGCTCAGACGGGGCAATCCGTTTGGCCAGGAAAATCTATAGTGAAAACCGTGAAAAATATTACATGCCTGATCAGTACAATAACCCGTCAAACTGGAAAGCGCATTATTTAACGACAGGCCCGGAAATTTATGAGCAAACCGGAGGCTCTGTGACACACTTTATTGCTACCGTAGGCACAGGAGGCACAATTACCGGAACCGGTAAGGCGCTCAGGGAATTCAATAAAGACATAAAGGTAATCGCAATTCAGCCCGATGACGCTATGCACGGGATAGAGGGACTAAAGCACATGGCAAGCTCGATAGTGCCGGGTATATATGACTTAAACTTTGCCGATGAGACGATTTTTGTAGGCACCGAGGAAAGTTACGACATGGTGAGGCGTTTAGTTAAACTTGAGGGGCTTGCAGTAGGGCATTCATCAGGAGCGGCACTTACCGGAGCACTGACTTTGGCAAAACGCCTTCAGGCCACTGGCATAAATGAAGCCGTAATTGTCTGCATTTTCCCAGATGGCGGCGACAGATACCTTAGCCACTGTATTGATTGA